The Desulfobaccales bacterium nucleotide sequence GAAATCTTGGCTTTTTCCAGGGCTTGGGATACAGTACTGCCAGATGAGCAGCAGAGCAAAGGAGAGTGACCCGGCAATGGAAAAGTGTCCCCACGAAGGTGACGCCAAGGCGTGCGCCACCTGTGATCTGGCCAAGAAAGAACAGAAATCCGCCGAAGATATGGCCCTCTGCCGCACCTTGCGCCAGATCCGCCACAAGATCCTGGTGATGAGCGGCAAGGGCGGGGTGGGCAAAAGCAGCGTGGCCGTGGCCCTGGCCGTGGCCCTGGCCCGCCGGGGCTACCGGGTGGGCCTCATGGACGTGGACATTCACGGCCCCAATGTGCTCCGCATGCTGGGCCTCAAGGAGGCCTTCGACCTGCAGCACGCCCAGTTTGAGCTGCCCCCGGAGCTCTTCCACCGTCTCAAGGTGATCTCCATCGAAGCGGTAATGAAGAACCGGGAGATCGCCGTCATCTGGCGGGGCCCCCTGAAGCACCAGCTCATCCGGCAGTTCCTCACCGACATCCAGTGGGGGGAGCTGGATTATCTGGTGATTGATGCGCCGCCGGGCACCGGCGATGAGCCCATGAGCGTGGCCCAGACCATCCCCGAGGCCAAGGCCCTCATCATCACCACCCCCCAGGAGATCTCCCTGGCCGATGTGCGCAAGTCCCTCAATTTCTGCCAGAAAGTCAACCTGGACATCCTCGGCCTGGTGGAGAACATGAGCGGTTACGCCTGCCCGCACTGCGGCAAAGAGGTGCCGCTCTTCAAGAAGGGGGGCGGCCAGAAGACGGCCCAGGCCTACAAAGTCCCCCTGGTGGGCACCCTCCCCTTTGACCCCCAGATGGTGGAGGCCGCCGACGAAGGCCGCCTGCTGGAGATGACGGAGGAGAACAGCCCCTTCTTTCGGGCCCTCAAGCCCATGGTCAATTACCTGGTGCAGGTGCTGCCTCCGGGGCCGGCCGTCACCCGGGAGCCCGGGGTGTGGAAATTCGCCGTGCCCATGGACGACGGCCGCCCCGCCGCCCGCCTCTCCGAGGCCCGGGACTTCGCCTTTCTGACAGTCAAGGAAGGGAAAGTGGTGGCCCAGGAGACCCGGCCGGCGCCCGGGCCCGAAGAGAGGGCCCTCCCCTTATGGCTGGAGGAGCAGGGGGTGACCCACCTCCTCACCCGGGCCCTGGGGGACAAGGCCAGAGAGCTTCTCAAGAAAAAGGGCATTGAGGTGGTGAGCGACCTGCCGGAGGCGGAGCCGGAAACCCTGGTCAGCCAGTACCTGGCCAGCCACCCCGAGGCCGGCGGCGCCTAATAACCTGAATCGGGCGAGGAGGAGCGGAGAGCCCTGACCGGAGGCCTGCCTCCCGCCCCCTCTGGTTACTGGCCAGGTTGGCATCAGGGCCTCCCCATCCTCAGCCCACCTGGGTGGAATCCCCGAAATCACAGGAGGGGCGGGCATCACTCCCGGCCCCTCCTGCCTTTTTGTGCCGCTAAGCTTTACAGGGCCCTGAGGAAGGCCACCAGGTCCTTTTTCTCCTGTTCGCTCAGCTTCAGCCCCTGCACCAGGTTGAAGAACTCCACCGTGTCCTCCAGGGTGAGGAGGCGGCCGTCATGCAGATAGGGCGGGGAGTCCTTGATGCCCCGCAGGGTGAAGGTCTTGATGGGCCCGTCCGCCGCCGCCATGCGGCCGTTGACCATCTGGGGCTTGTAGAAGCGCTCGGTCTTCAGGTTGTGCATCAGGTTGTCGGTGTAATACGGGGCCGGATGGCAGTGGTGGCATTCCGCTTTGCCGAAGAAGAGCTCCTGCCCCCTCAGCTCCGCCTCGGTGGCCTTCTTGGGGTCCAGCTTGCCATAGATATTGAGCTTGGGAGCCGGCGGGAAATCCAGCAGGGCCTGGAACTCCGCCATGGCATGCACCTGATGGCCCCGGTCCAGGATGTTGAGGCCCTTCTTAGTGCCGATGACCGGGTCGCCGTCGAAATAGGCGGCCCGCTGCTCGAATTCGGTGAAGTCCTCAATGGATTTCAGGGCCCGCTGGGAGCCGAAGAGGCGCTGGATGTTCACCCCCCGCAGGCTGGGGGTGTCGATGCGGTGCCGGAACTCCTGGGGCCGGATGTCTCCCACCAGATGGGTGGCGGCGTTGGTATGGCCATTGACGTGGCAGTCAAAGCAGGTCACCCCCCGGCTGGGGAGCTCCGAGCGCCGGTCCTCCGTCTGGTTGAACTGCTGCTGCGGAAAGGGGGTGACCAGGAGGCGCAGGCCCTCCAGCTGCTTGGGGTTGAGGATGCCGTTGAAGAGTTCGTAGTAGTTCATCAGGGTGACCAGCTTCCCCTGGGAGACATCCCCCAGGTCCGGCCGGGTGGTGAGGAAGATGGGGGGCGGAAACTCCGGCAGGAAGTGGTCCGGCAGGTCATAGTCCAGGTCGAAGCGGGTGAGGTCCCGGCCTTCCTGCTTTTTGATCTCCTCAATGTGGAATTTGGGGAAAACCATGCCCCCTTCCTTGTGGTTGGGGTGGGGCAGGGGCAAAAATCCCGCCGGCCATAAGCCCTTCTCCCGGATCTCCTCCGGGGTCATGGCCGCCAGTTTCTCCCAGGTCATCCCCTGGGGCAGCTTCACCCGCACCCCTTCCTGCACCGGCTTGCCCCGGGTCATGGTTACCCCCGGGGCCGGACGGTTGCTCAAGTCGTAGCGTTTCTGCAGCAGCTCCTGATGCGTCGCCATCACCTTGGGCTTCTCTGCCTGCATGCGC carries:
- a CDS encoding iron-sulfur cluster carrier protein MrpORP, which produces MEKCPHEGDAKACATCDLAKKEQKSAEDMALCRTLRQIRHKILVMSGKGGVGKSSVAVALAVALARRGYRVGLMDVDIHGPNVLRMLGLKEAFDLQHAQFELPPELFHRLKVISIEAVMKNREIAVIWRGPLKHQLIRQFLTDIQWGELDYLVIDAPPGTGDEPMSVAQTIPEAKALIITTPQEISLADVRKSLNFCQKVNLDILGLVENMSGYACPHCGKEVPLFKKGGGQKTAQAYKVPLVGTLPFDPQMVEAADEGRLLEMTEENSPFFRALKPMVNYLVQVLPPGPAVTREPGVWKFAVPMDDGRPAARLSEARDFAFLTVKEGKVVAQETRPAPGPEERALPLWLEEQGVTHLLTRALGDKARELLKKKGIEVVSDLPEAEPETLVSQYLASHPEAGGA
- a CDS encoding cytochrome B6, with the protein product MRSGSRWIKLFWGGAFLAGVLAAALNPVWAEDKAKPKPTSYSPVDIKEDFSVTLKRMQAEKPKVMATHQELLQKRYDLSNRPAPGVTMTRGKPVQEGVRVKLPQGMTWEKLAAMTPEEIREKGLWPAGFLPLPHPNHKEGGMVFPKFHIEEIKKQEGRDLTRFDLDYDLPDHFLPEFPPPIFLTTRPDLGDVSQGKLVTLMNYYELFNGILNPKQLEGLRLLVTPFPQQQFNQTEDRRSELPSRGVTCFDCHVNGHTNAATHLVGDIRPQEFRHRIDTPSLRGVNIQRLFGSQRALKSIEDFTEFEQRAAYFDGDPVIGTKKGLNILDRGHQVHAMAEFQALLDFPPAPKLNIYGKLDPKKATEAELRGQELFFGKAECHHCHPAPYYTDNLMHNLKTERFYKPQMVNGRMAAADGPIKTFTLRGIKDSPPYLHDGRLLTLEDTVEFFNLVQGLKLSEQEKKDLVAFLRAL